Proteins encoded in a region of the Pseudomonas denitrificans (nom. rej.) genome:
- the glgA gene encoding glycogen synthase GlgA has product MRNQLADVRLEEATVNLTPVPSADGTPPQRRKRILFATSEFSDFVKAGGLGDVSAALPRALLADHDIRVLIPGYPQVLKGAIACRIVGRLPGRAALPACDIGELKLADGLVVYAVICPELYDRPGTPYVDQNGHEWADNHIRFARLSLAAADIAAGVSALAWSPDLLHVNDWPTALAPAYMAWRGQTTPSVLTIHNLGYQGSCPLGCCAELGLPDSAGLPGSMEFYGKLSFLKAGISHASHITTVSETYAREITGPDLGCGMHGVLAQRRDRGQLSGITHGIDAGWDPLTDPHLIEGFDASHIAGKRRNADYVEKQFGLLPGRGPLFAVVSRLVQQKGIDLTLAIADEMVAAGGRLVSIGCGEPELEQAMRELAERYPGRVGVQVGFDETTARRIYAASDFLLMPSRYEPCGLSQMYAQRFGSLPIARHTGGLADTIIDGVTGLLFRDETPASYFDAVRRALNIYRYPELLHAMRCKAMESPLPWDEAVRPYTSLYQRLLQRVPAQAVR; this is encoded by the coding sequence ATGCGTAACCAGCTGGCCGATGTGCGCCTGGAAGAAGCCACAGTCAACCTCACCCCGGTCCCGTCGGCCGATGGTACGCCGCCGCAGCGGCGCAAACGGATACTCTTCGCCACCTCCGAATTCAGCGACTTCGTCAAGGCCGGCGGCCTGGGCGACGTCTCCGCCGCCCTGCCCCGCGCGCTGCTCGCCGATCACGACATCCGGGTGCTGATCCCCGGTTATCCGCAGGTGCTCAAGGGCGCTATCGCCTGCAGGATTGTCGGACGCCTGCCAGGCCGCGCCGCGCTGCCGGCCTGTGACATCGGCGAGCTGAAGCTGGCCGACGGGCTGGTGGTCTACGCGGTGATCTGCCCTGAGCTCTATGACCGTCCCGGCACCCCCTATGTCGACCAGAACGGCCACGAATGGGCCGACAATCACATTCGCTTCGCTCGCCTGAGCCTGGCCGCCGCCGACATCGCGGCCGGAGTGAGCGCGCTGGCGTGGTCGCCGGACCTGCTCCACGTCAACGACTGGCCCACCGCACTGGCACCGGCCTACATGGCCTGGCGCGGGCAGACCACACCCAGCGTGCTGACCATCCACAACCTCGGCTACCAGGGTTCCTGCCCGCTGGGCTGCTGCGCCGAGCTGGGCCTGCCGGACTCCGCCGGCTTGCCGGGCAGCATGGAGTTCTACGGCAAACTGTCGTTCCTCAAGGCCGGTATCAGTCATGCCAGCCACATCACCACGGTGAGCGAGACGTATGCCCGTGAGATCACCGGGCCGGACCTCGGCTGCGGCATGCACGGCGTGCTTGCCCAGCGTCGTGACCGCGGCCAACTGAGCGGCATCACCCATGGCATCGATGCCGGCTGGGACCCGCTGACCGATCCGCACCTGATCGAAGGTTTCGACGCCTCGCACATTGCCGGCAAACGCCGCAATGCCGACTACGTGGAGAAGCAGTTCGGTCTGCTCCCAGGGCGCGGCCCGCTGTTTGCAGTGGTCTCGCGGCTGGTCCAGCAGAAAGGCATCGACCTGACCCTGGCGATCGCCGACGAGATGGTTGCCGCCGGTGGCCGGCTGGTGTCCATCGGCTGCGGCGAGCCGGAGCTGGAGCAAGCCATGCGCGAGCTCGCCGAGCGCTATCCGGGCCGGGTCGGCGTGCAGGTCGGTTTCGACGAGACCACCGCCCGACGCATCTATGCCGCCAGCGACTTCCTGCTCATGCCCTCGCGCTACGAGCCGTGCGGCCTCAGCCAGATGTACGCCCAGCGCTTTGGTTCGCTGCCCATCGCCCGGCACACCGGCGGGCTGGCCGACACCATCATCGATGGCGTCACCGGCCTGCTGTTCCGCGACGAAACCCCCGCCAGCTACTTCGACGCCGTGCGCCGTGCACTGAACATCTACCGCTACCCCGAACTGCTGCACGCCATGCGCTGCAAGGCCATGGAGTCGCCGCTGCCCTGGGACGAAGCCGTGCGTCCCTACACCTCCCTCTACCAGCGCCTGTTGCAACGGGTGCCGGCGCAGGCCGTGCGATGA
- the treZ gene encoding malto-oligosyltrehalose trehalohydrolase — protein sequence MTLQHGAMTLPDGKVRFSLWAPDAQRIEVELGGGKRHDLEKIDDGWFSAEVPAIVGQTYRYRIDHDLLVADPASRDQAGGVEGESRVVDPGAYRWLYPNWRGRPWHEAVIYEVHVGLFDGFSALQGRLEELAALGITAIELMPLNAFPGRRNWGYDGVLPYAPSCAYGDPDNLRRLIDTAHGLGLMVFIDVVYNHFGPQGNYLGRYASAFFRADQQTPWGPAIDFRHPAVREFFIGNAEMWVHEYRVDGLRIDAVHAISDKGFLLELAERARRAAEGRELHLILENEHNEASLLQGERGFDAQWNDDLHHCLHVLLTGEDEAYYLDYSHTPIEQLCRCLREGFAFQGETDYRGIARGEPSGQLRPQAFVAFLQNHDQVGNRALGERLTTLARTDQLRAANALVLLGPMVPMLFMGEEWGERQPFLFFTDYQGELARAVTEGRREEFRCFSRFSSPGAAAWIPDPNDYQTYVASRPRPEQGDDTWRAHCRQLLALRQRWLTPHLPGNRALDAQPLAERALSAKWRLGDGSLWRIDLNLGSDDVAIEPPGEGAQVLFCCGQGVAHYRHGWLGAAALVASLETT from the coding sequence ATGACCTTGCAGCACGGCGCGATGACACTGCCCGACGGCAAGGTGCGGTTTTCGCTGTGGGCGCCGGATGCGCAGCGCATTGAGGTGGAACTGGGCGGTGGCAAACGCCACGACCTGGAAAAGATCGACGACGGCTGGTTCAGCGCCGAGGTTCCAGCCATCGTCGGGCAGACCTACCGCTACCGCATCGACCACGACCTGCTGGTGGCGGATCCGGCTTCGCGGGACCAGGCCGGTGGTGTCGAAGGCGAAAGCCGTGTGGTCGACCCCGGCGCCTACCGCTGGCTGTACCCGAACTGGCGCGGCCGACCCTGGCACGAAGCGGTGATCTACGAAGTCCACGTCGGACTGTTCGATGGGTTCTCGGCGCTGCAGGGGCGACTGGAAGAGCTCGCCGCGCTGGGTATCACCGCCATCGAACTGATGCCGCTCAATGCCTTCCCCGGTCGGCGCAACTGGGGTTATGACGGCGTGCTGCCCTACGCGCCGTCGTGTGCCTATGGCGACCCGGACAATCTGCGCCGACTGATCGACACGGCCCACGGCCTGGGGCTGATGGTGTTCATCGACGTGGTCTACAACCACTTCGGCCCGCAGGGCAACTACCTCGGCCGCTACGCCAGCGCCTTCTTTCGCGCCGACCAGCAGACGCCCTGGGGCCCGGCCATCGACTTCCGCCATCCGGCGGTGCGCGAGTTCTTCATCGGCAACGCCGAAATGTGGGTGCACGAGTACCGCGTGGACGGCCTGCGAATCGACGCCGTGCACGCCATCTCCGACAAGGGCTTCCTTCTTGAACTGGCCGAACGCGCCCGCCGGGCCGCCGAAGGCCGTGAGTTGCACCTGATCCTGGAGAACGAACACAACGAGGCCAGCCTGCTGCAAGGCGAGCGCGGCTTCGACGCCCAGTGGAATGACGACCTGCACCACTGCCTGCACGTCCTGCTCACTGGGGAGGACGAGGCCTACTACCTCGACTATTCGCACACCCCGATCGAACAGCTGTGCCGCTGCCTGCGCGAGGGCTTCGCCTTCCAGGGCGAGACCGACTACCGCGGTATCGCCCGCGGCGAGCCCAGCGGCCAGCTGAGGCCTCAGGCCTTCGTGGCCTTCCTGCAGAACCACGACCAGGTCGGCAACCGTGCGCTGGGCGAGCGCCTCACCACCCTTGCGCGCACGGACCAGTTGCGCGCGGCGAATGCGCTGGTGCTGCTCGGCCCGATGGTGCCGATGCTGTTCATGGGCGAGGAATGGGGCGAGCGGCAGCCCTTCCTGTTCTTCACCGACTACCAGGGCGAGTTGGCGCGGGCTGTCACCGAAGGCCGACGAGAAGAGTTCAGGTGCTTCAGCCGATTTTCCTCGCCGGGCGCTGCGGCCTGGATTCCCGATCCCAATGACTATCAGACCTACGTGGCTTCCCGGCCTCGTCCCGAGCAGGGTGACGACACCTGGCGAGCGCACTGCCGGCAGTTGCTGGCGCTGCGTCAGCGCTGGCTGACACCCCACCTGCCCGGCAACCGCGCACTGGATGCGCAACCGCTGGCCGAGCGTGCACTGAGCGCGAAATGGCGGCTCGGCGACGGCAGCCTCTGGCGCATCGACCTCAACCTCGGCTCGGACGACGTCGCCATCGAACCGCCGGGCGAAGGCGCCCAGGTGCTGTTCTGCTGTGGCCAGGGTGTGGCGCACTACCGCCACGGCTGGTTGGGCGCCGCCGCGTTGGTCGCCAGCCTGGAGACGACCTGA